The following are encoded in a window of Elusimicrobiota bacterium genomic DNA:
- a CDS encoding Fur family transcriptional regulator: MATDLQRTLDGLRLRGFRLTRPRRLILEGLSADGAHASAEALYESLRSRRLRLGRATVFRTLKLFALLGIARGEAPAAPRRRFEVAAGKPHHDHMTCLRCGAVLEFSCPAIERLQRAEARRRGFVMQGHALEITGVCRRCAGAAARRRP; encoded by the coding sequence TTGGCTACTGACCTGCAGCGCACTCTCGACGGGCTTCGGCTCCGAGGCTTCCGCCTGACCCGGCCCCGGCGCCTGATACTGGAGGGGCTCTCCGCGGACGGCGCCCATGCCTCGGCCGAGGCCCTCTACGAGTCCTTGCGCAGCCGCCGGCTCCGGCTGGGCCGGGCCACGGTATTCCGGACCCTCAAGCTCTTCGCGCTCCTGGGCATCGCCAGGGGAGAGGCTCCGGCGGCACCGCGCCGGCGCTTCGAGGTCGCGGCGGGCAAGCCTCACCACGACCACATGACCTGCCTGCGCTGCGGCGCGGTGCTGGAGTTTTCCTGCCCGGCCATCGAGCGCCTGCAGCGGGCGGAGGCCCGGCGCCGGGGCTTCGTCATGCAGGGCCACGCCCTCGAGATCACCGGCGTGTGCCGGCGCTGCGCCGGAGCGGCAGCGCGGAGGCGGCCTTGA
- a CDS encoding transporter: MKLLALLAALAVLPGGAASAQEAKRIQDNSFLLEEAYNQEPGVIQHIQNFQYQSRSKTWAYAFTQEWPVPGRTHQLSYMVPVSHLGEPSPGTGIGDVALNYRYQLLMKGPVALAPRLSVLLPTGDYKGGFGSGAAGGQVNIPLSVELSGRWVTHWNAGATFVPGSREPGGAKADTLGFNDGASAIFSVSKSLDLMCEAAWTSSETVQPDGTKQRAESFFINPGLRFALNFKSGLQIVPGVAFPIGVGPSRGESGVFAYLSFEHPLWSPR; this comes from the coding sequence TTGAAGCTCCTGGCGCTGCTGGCCGCGCTGGCCGTGCTGCCCGGCGGCGCGGCCTCCGCTCAAGAGGCGAAGAGGATACAGGACAACTCTTTTCTGCTGGAGGAAGCCTACAACCAGGAGCCAGGCGTCATACAGCACATCCAGAACTTCCAATACCAGAGCCGGAGCAAGACCTGGGCCTATGCATTCACGCAGGAATGGCCCGTTCCCGGGCGGACACACCAGCTCTCCTACATGGTCCCAGTCAGCCATCTGGGCGAGCCGTCGCCGGGGACGGGGATCGGCGACGTCGCCCTGAACTACCGCTATCAGCTGCTCATGAAGGGCCCCGTCGCCCTGGCGCCCCGCCTCTCAGTGCTCCTGCCGACCGGCGACTACAAAGGGGGCTTCGGCAGCGGCGCCGCCGGAGGACAGGTCAACATCCCGCTGAGCGTCGAGCTCTCCGGCCGCTGGGTGACCCACTGGAACGCGGGAGCCACCTTCGTGCCGGGCAGCCGGGAGCCGGGCGGAGCCAAGGCGGACACCCTCGGTTTCAACGACGGGGCCAGCGCCATCTTCTCCGTCAGCAAGAGCTTGGACCTTATGTGCGAGGCGGCCTGGACCTCCTCCGAGACGGTCCAACCCGACGGGACCAAGCAGCGCGCGGAGTCCTTCTTCATCAATCCCGGACTGAGGTTCGCGCTCAACTTCAAGTCCGGGCTGCAGATCGTGCCCGGAGTCGCGTTCCCCATCGGCGTGGGTCCTTCGCGGGGCGAGAGCGGCGTCTTCGCCTACCTCTCCTTCGAACATCCCTTATGGAGCCCCCGATGA
- a CDS encoding quinone-dependent dihydroorotate dehydrogenase → MLYERLIRPLLFRMDAEQAHEHAVRDLELLGRVPGGPAVLSALLGRPEPGLETKAFGLTFPNPLGLAAGFDKDCRLSGVLPALGFGFLELGSVTLRPQPGNPKPRIMRLPLERALINRMGFPSSGAQEAARRLQAADRCAVPVGINIGLNADCPKAKAPEEYAGTLRLLHPCGDYFVVNVSCPNMTGLRDLQERLQLERILIALAAVNSPRKPVLVKLAPDLADAQLPDLLGLIMRHADGVVATNTTTSRQSLSPELGDIQGGLSGRPLRSAATAMIAKIYRLTDGRLPIIGVGGVETADDVLEKLRAGASLVQLYTGLVYGGPGAVVRILKDLRVLLSAGGFQSVAAAVGSCGIGSSVKEAV, encoded by the coding sequence ATGCTCTATGAGCGCCTGATCCGCCCGCTGCTGTTCCGCATGGACGCGGAGCAGGCGCATGAGCACGCGGTGCGCGACCTCGAGCTGTTGGGCCGTGTGCCCGGCGGACCCGCGGTCTTGTCCGCGCTGTTAGGCCGGCCCGAGCCCGGCCTGGAGACCAAGGCCTTCGGCCTGACTTTCCCCAATCCCTTGGGCCTGGCCGCGGGATTCGACAAGGATTGCCGGCTCTCCGGAGTCCTGCCCGCGCTCGGCTTCGGCTTCCTGGAGCTGGGCTCGGTGACTCTGCGGCCTCAGCCCGGCAATCCCAAGCCGCGGATCATGCGCCTGCCTCTGGAGCGCGCCCTCATCAACCGGATGGGCTTCCCGAGCTCGGGCGCGCAGGAGGCGGCCCGGCGGCTCCAGGCCGCGGACCGCTGCGCGGTGCCGGTGGGAATCAATATCGGCCTCAACGCCGACTGCCCCAAGGCCAAGGCCCCGGAAGAGTACGCCGGGACCCTGCGCCTCCTGCATCCCTGCGGGGACTATTTCGTGGTCAACGTGAGCTGCCCCAACATGACCGGACTGCGCGACCTGCAGGAGCGCCTGCAACTCGAGCGCATCCTCATCGCGCTGGCCGCGGTCAACTCCCCGCGCAAGCCGGTCCTGGTCAAGCTCGCCCCGGACCTGGCCGACGCCCAGCTGCCCGACCTGCTGGGCCTCATCATGCGCCACGCCGATGGGGTGGTGGCCACCAACACCACCACCTCGCGCCAGTCTTTGAGCCCGGAGCTGGGCGACATACAGGGAGGCTTGAGCGGCCGGCCCCTGCGCTCCGCGGCGACCGCGATGATCGCCAAGATCTACCGGCTCACGGACGGCCGACTGCCCATCATCGGCGTGGGCGGGGTGGAGACGGCCGACGACGTGCTGGAGAAGCTGCGCGCCGGGGCCAGCCTGGTGCAGCTCTACACCGGCTTGGTCTACGGCGGGCCGGGCGCGGTGGTGCGCATCCTCAAGGACCTGAGGGTCCTGCTGTCGGCGGGAGGCTTCCAGAGCGTGGCCGCGGCCGTGGGCTCCTGCGGCATCGGAAGCTCCGTAAAGGAGGCCGTATGA
- a CDS encoding fused ferrous iron transport protein A/B — protein MTPVGPTSLLGLHPGEEAVIETVSGGDELRGRLSAMGLHEGRRIRRLADSGRGGPVVVDVMGSTVALGRRMAGHILVRAREHRLLLTGNPNVGKSVVFSRLTGLDALSSNYPGTTVEFLSGAARFQGERFQVIDVPGTYSLSAASPAETVACRIIAESPQAVVVHVIDATNLERNLLFALQMIERGRRLVLLLNKRDLAALRGISIDAEGLGRRLGAPVVPFVAVTGEGLRELERAVLGLLHGGPPRPAPVPAGDDGKWRLIGELSRQIQTISHKHPGFMERLAELSIRPATGIPMALAVLAVSFLGVRVAAEGVIHGLLEPAFQRFYLPSVLRLADLVSAWPAARAFLVGTSTDPLDSFGVLTTGVYIPFIAVLPYLAAFYFVLGYLEDLGYLPRLAVILDRGLHRLGLHGYGAIPMILGLGCKVPGLLATRVLETPRERLIAMTLTLLIAPCLPQSAMILSQVGRFGILYALAAFGTIALVGISAGMLLHRLLQGECPELFVEIPPYQWPRLDVLAKKTWLRVRGFLREAVPLIAAGVALVGVCDVLGLLRDLSEACGPAMNRLFGLPADIAPLMVLGFLRKDVSIAMLGPFHLGAGQAVVASVFLTLYLPCFASLSVLVRETGIKQALAIAALNLAFAVTAAGVLHLLL, from the coding sequence TTGACTCCGGTCGGGCCCACCAGCCTCCTGGGATTGCACCCGGGCGAGGAGGCCGTAATCGAGACCGTTTCCGGCGGCGACGAGCTGCGGGGGCGGCTCTCGGCCATGGGACTGCACGAGGGCCGCCGCATCCGCCGCCTGGCGGATTCCGGTCGCGGCGGGCCGGTGGTCGTCGACGTCATGGGCTCGACCGTGGCTTTGGGGCGCAGGATGGCGGGGCATATCCTGGTCCGGGCCCGGGAACACCGGCTGCTCTTGACCGGCAACCCGAACGTGGGCAAGAGCGTGGTCTTCTCGCGCTTGACCGGACTCGACGCTCTGTCGTCGAACTACCCGGGCACCACCGTGGAGTTCCTCAGCGGCGCCGCCCGGTTCCAGGGCGAGAGGTTCCAGGTCATAGACGTCCCCGGCACCTACAGCCTTTCGGCCGCCTCGCCCGCCGAGACCGTGGCCTGCCGGATCATCGCGGAGAGCCCCCAAGCCGTGGTCGTGCACGTCATCGACGCCACCAACTTGGAGCGCAACCTCCTTTTCGCCCTGCAGATGATCGAGCGCGGCCGGCGCCTGGTGCTCCTGCTCAACAAGCGGGACCTGGCGGCCCTGCGCGGCATCAGCATCGACGCGGAGGGCCTGGGCCGGCGGCTCGGGGCGCCGGTGGTGCCTTTCGTGGCCGTGACCGGCGAGGGCCTGCGCGAGCTGGAGCGCGCCGTGCTGGGTCTGCTCCATGGAGGGCCGCCGCGGCCGGCGCCCGTGCCCGCCGGAGACGACGGCAAGTGGCGTCTCATCGGTGAGTTGAGCCGGCAGATCCAGACCATCTCCCACAAGCATCCCGGCTTCATGGAGCGGCTGGCCGAGCTCTCGATCCGGCCCGCCACCGGCATCCCCATGGCCCTGGCTGTCCTGGCCGTCTCCTTCCTCGGTGTGCGCGTCGCAGCCGAGGGGGTGATCCACGGCCTCCTCGAGCCTGCCTTCCAGCGTTTCTACCTGCCTTCGGTCCTGCGCCTGGCGGACCTCGTCTCAGCCTGGCCCGCCGCGCGCGCCTTCCTGGTCGGGACCAGCACGGACCCCCTGGACTCCTTCGGCGTCCTCACCACGGGCGTCTACATCCCCTTCATCGCGGTCCTGCCCTACCTGGCGGCCTTCTACTTCGTCCTGGGCTACCTGGAGGACCTGGGCTACCTGCCCCGGCTCGCGGTGATCCTTGACCGCGGCCTGCACCGCCTGGGACTGCACGGCTACGGCGCCATCCCCATGATCCTCGGCTTGGGCTGCAAAGTCCCGGGCCTACTGGCCACCCGGGTGCTGGAGACGCCGCGCGAGCGCCTCATCGCCATGACCCTGACCTTGCTCATCGCGCCCTGCCTGCCTCAAAGCGCCATGATCTTGAGCCAGGTCGGCAGGTTCGGTATCCTCTACGCCCTGGCCGCCTTTGGGACCATCGCCCTGGTAGGGATCTCGGCTGGAATGTTGCTGCATCGGCTATTGCAGGGGGAATGCCCGGAGCTCTTCGTCGAGATCCCTCCCTATCAGTGGCCGCGACTCGACGTGTTGGCCAAGAAGACCTGGCTGCGCGTGCGCGGCTTCCTGCGCGAGGCCGTCCCCCTGATCGCGGCCGGGGTGGCCTTGGTGGGCGTCTGCGACGTGCTGGGTTTGCTGCGAGACTTGTCCGAGGCTTGCGGGCCGGCCATGAACCGGCTCTTCGGCCTTCCGGCCGATATCGCGCCGCTTATGGTCCTGGGCTTCCTGAGAAAAGACGTTAGCATCGCCATGCTGGGGCCCTTCCACCTGGGGGCGGGTCAGGCCGTCGTGGCGTCCGTGTTCCTGACTCTCTATCTGCCCTGCTTCGCCAGCCTATCCGTGCTCGTACGCGAGACCGGCATCAAGCAGGCTCTGGCTATCGCGGCCCTGAATCTGGCTTTCGCGGTGACGGCGGCCGGCGTCCTGCACCTGCTGCTGTAG
- a CDS encoding dihydroorotase, which produces MTERLLIRGGLVIDPAQDLESVRDVLLQDGRVRQVAPHLWRRHPRVPSLDARGCWVLPGLIDMHVHLREPGGEESEDISSGTRAAAAGGFTTVLAMPNTKPVMDSPALLRRLRRQAASASAQVLFAGCATRGQQGAELADLAALAAAGISAVSEDGRCVQDAGLMRRVLELTRGLRLAFISHCEEPALSRSAAVNEGRVSRRLRLPGQPWAAETAMVVRDLALAELTGAHVHIAHLSCAQSLEALRQAKRRGLPVTAEATPHHLALCEDDIPGQDANFKMNPPLRSRGDRAALQEGLQDGTIDVVATDHAPHAPALKRRGMRRAPFGVIGLETAVAVVLTYLVHKGHLTRRQLVERMSASPARILGLKRKGSLRPGCDADVTVLSALESWTVPSRFQSLSRNCPFIGLKLRGRVRATVLAGRIVHAL; this is translated from the coding sequence ATGACAGAGCGGCTTTTGATCCGCGGTGGACTGGTCATCGACCCGGCGCAGGACCTGGAGTCGGTGCGCGACGTTCTCCTCCAAGACGGCCGCGTCCGGCAGGTCGCCCCACACCTCTGGCGCCGTCACCCCCGCGTCCCGTCCCTCGACGCCCGCGGCTGCTGGGTGCTCCCCGGCCTCATCGACATGCACGTGCACCTGCGCGAACCGGGCGGCGAGGAATCAGAGGACATCTCCTCCGGGACCCGGGCCGCGGCCGCGGGGGGCTTCACCACGGTCCTGGCCATGCCCAACACCAAGCCGGTCATGGACAGCCCGGCTCTGTTGCGCCGGCTGCGCCGCCAGGCCGCCTCGGCGTCCGCCCAGGTCCTGTTCGCGGGCTGCGCCACCAGGGGCCAGCAGGGGGCGGAGCTCGCGGACCTCGCGGCTTTGGCCGCGGCCGGGATTTCCGCGGTCAGCGAGGACGGCCGCTGCGTCCAGGACGCCGGGCTCATGCGCCGCGTCCTGGAGCTCACGCGGGGCCTGCGCCTGGCTTTCATCTCCCATTGCGAAGAGCCCGCCCTCAGCCGAAGTGCGGCCGTCAACGAAGGCCGGGTGTCCCGTCGGCTGCGCCTGCCCGGCCAGCCTTGGGCCGCGGAGACCGCCATGGTCGTGCGCGACCTCGCGCTCGCCGAGCTCACCGGGGCCCATGTGCACATCGCGCATCTGAGCTGCGCCCAGAGCCTCGAGGCCCTGCGCCAAGCCAAGCGCCGAGGCCTGCCTGTCACCGCGGAGGCCACGCCCCACCACCTGGCCCTCTGCGAGGACGACATCCCGGGCCAGGATGCCAATTTCAAGATGAATCCCCCCCTGCGCTCCCGCGGCGACCGCGCCGCCCTGCAGGAAGGGCTTCAGGACGGCACCATAGACGTGGTGGCCACGGACCACGCGCCGCATGCCCCGGCGCTCAAGCGCCGAGGCATGCGGCGGGCCCCGTTCGGAGTCATCGGGCTAGAGACCGCGGTCGCGGTGGTGCTGACTTATCTGGTGCACAAAGGCCACCTCACGCGCCGGCAACTGGTCGAGCGCATGAGCGCCTCCCCGGCCCGCATCCTCGGCCTGAAGCGCAAGGGCTCGCTGAGACCCGGCTGCGATGCGGACGTCACGGTGCTCTCTGCCTTGGAGTCCTGGACCGTGCCCTCCCGCTTCCAATCGCTCAGCCGCAACTGCCCCTTCATCGGCCTGAAGCTCCGCGGTCGGGTCCGGGCCACGGTCTTGGCCGGGAGGATCGTCCATGCTCTATGA